The genomic interval TTTCTCCGCAACCCGAAATTCAAACGGCGCCCGGTCTGGAAACTCTTGCAGGACCAATTCGTGAAGCTCCGTGAAAGCATGGAATGGGGTCCTCTCGCGCCCTACATCATCACAGGCCAGCATAACCGTCACCCCCGCGCCGCCATGGAACTTCGTGCCGGGGCCGACAAGGACAACTACGTCGATTT from Candidatus Latescibacter sp. carries:
- a CDS encoding nucleoid-structuring protein H-NS; this translates as ANTIEAIILGANRVDATMAGLGRGAGNCPMELLIGFLRNPKFKRRPVWKLLQDQFVKLRESMEWGPLAPYIITGQHNRHPRAAMELRAGADKDNYVDFYDKIVGDI